In Candidatus Binataceae bacterium, one DNA window encodes the following:
- the leuC gene encoding 3-isopropylmalate dehydratase large subunit, protein MAPQTLFEKIWNEHVVMENPGQPALLYIDLHLVHEVTSPQAFESLRNTGRKIRVPSRTYSTLDHNIPTVDQMKPIADADSALQVEMMRRNAREFGIPLFDLGAEGNGIVHVIGPELGLTQPGMTIVCGDSHTATHGAFGALAFGIGTSEVEHVLATQCLWQARPKTFEIRVEGTRSKGVTAKDIILGIIGKIRTDGATGYVVEYRGPAIEALSMEERMTVCNMSIEAGARAGMVAADSKTVDFLRGRRYLPSGKAFDDLAKKWLTFRTDEGAKFDRTITIDAAALAPQVTWGTTPGMVTEVTGSVPNPGAFGDEADRKAAANALEYMGLEAGTKIEDIKIDRVFIGSCTNSRVADLEAAARIVKGRHVASSVNAMVVPGSVLVKREAEKLGLDKVFREAGFDWREPGCSMCLGMNPDILKPGERCASTSNRNFEGRQGKGGRTHLVSPEMAAAAAIAGHFVDVREWH, encoded by the coding sequence ATGGCGCCGCAGACGCTTTTCGAGAAAATCTGGAACGAGCACGTGGTCATGGAGAATCCGGGCCAGCCCGCGCTCCTCTATATCGACCTTCACCTGGTGCACGAGGTCACTTCGCCGCAGGCGTTCGAGAGCCTGCGCAACACCGGCCGCAAGATTCGTGTGCCGAGCCGCACTTACTCGACGCTCGATCACAATATCCCGACCGTCGATCAGATGAAGCCGATCGCCGACGCCGACTCCGCGCTGCAGGTTGAAATGATGCGGCGTAACGCGCGCGAGTTCGGAATCCCGCTCTTCGATCTCGGCGCCGAGGGCAACGGAATCGTGCACGTCATCGGTCCCGAGCTCGGACTCACGCAGCCCGGGATGACGATCGTGTGCGGCGACAGCCATACCGCGACGCATGGCGCGTTCGGCGCGCTCGCCTTCGGAATCGGCACCAGCGAAGTCGAGCACGTGCTCGCGACGCAGTGCCTGTGGCAGGCGCGGCCGAAAACCTTCGAGATTCGCGTCGAAGGCACGCGCAGCAAAGGCGTCACGGCGAAGGACATCATCCTGGGGATCATCGGCAAGATTCGCACCGACGGCGCGACCGGCTATGTCGTCGAATATCGCGGCCCAGCGATCGAAGCGCTCTCGATGGAAGAGCGAATGACGGTCTGCAACATGTCGATCGAAGCCGGCGCGCGCGCGGGCATGGTCGCCGCCGACAGCAAGACGGTCGATTTTCTGCGCGGCCGGCGCTATCTGCCGAGCGGCAAGGCTTTCGACGATCTGGCGAAGAAGTGGCTCACATTCCGCACCGACGAGGGCGCGAAGTTCGATCGCACGATCACGATCGATGCGGCCGCGCTCGCACCGCAGGTCACCTGGGGCACCACGCCTGGGATGGTCACGGAAGTCACGGGGAGCGTGCCGAATCCCGGCGCATTCGGCGACGAGGCCGATCGTAAGGCGGCGGCCAACGCGCTCGAATACATGGGGCTCGAGGCCGGCACCAAGATCGAGGACATCAAGATCGATCGCGTGTTTATCGGATCGTGCACCAACTCGCGCGTTGCCGATCTCGAGGCCGCGGCCAGGATCGTCAAGGGCCGCCACGTCGCGAGCAGCGTCAACGCGATGGTCGTGCCGGGCTCAGTGCTGGTGAAGCGCGAGGCGGAGAAGCTGGGCCTCGACAAGGTTTTCCGCGAGGCGGGATTCGATTGGCGCGAGCCGGGATGCTCGATGTGCCTCGGCATGAACCCCGACATCCTGAAGCCGGGCGAGCGATGCGCCAGCACGTCGAATCGCAACTTCGAGGGCCGCCAAGGCAAGGGCGGCCGTACCCATCTCGTGAGCCCCGAGATGGCGGCGGCGGCGGCGATCGCCGGGCACTTCGTCGACGTGCGCGAGTGGCATTGA
- the leuD gene encoding 3-isopropylmalate dehydratase small subunit translates to MNPFKNFTAQVAPLDRANVDTDQIIPKQFLKAVVRSGLKKGLFFDWRLNPDGSENKDFVLNRARYRDAGVLVARQNFGSGSSREHAVWALGDFGIKAVIAPSFADIFHNNCFKNGLLPIKLKPEEVDHLMKAAGDYESYRLTIDLVNQKVSDDFGWAAHFEIDPFLKKCMLEGLDDIALTLVHEKEIAAYEGKHPVPYKAV, encoded by the coding sequence ATGAATCCATTCAAGAATTTTACCGCACAGGTTGCGCCACTCGATCGCGCCAACGTCGATACCGATCAGATTATTCCGAAGCAGTTTCTCAAGGCTGTCGTGCGCAGCGGGCTCAAGAAGGGGCTCTTCTTCGATTGGCGGCTGAATCCCGACGGCTCCGAGAACAAGGACTTCGTGCTGAATCGCGCGCGCTATCGCGATGCGGGTGTGCTCGTCGCGCGGCAGAACTTCGGAAGCGGCAGCTCGCGCGAGCATGCGGTGTGGGCGCTCGGCGATTTCGGCATCAAGGCAGTGATCGCGCCGTCGTTCGCCGATATCTTTCACAACAACTGCTTCAAGAACGGTCTGCTGCCGATCAAGCTCAAGCCCGAGGAAGTCGATCACCTGATGAAGGCGGCAGGCGACTACGAGTCATATCGACTCACCATCGATCTCGTGAATCAGAAAGTGTCGGACGACTTCGGATGGGCGGCGCATTTCGAGATCGACCCGTTTCTGAAGAAGTGCATGCTCGAAGGCCTCGACGATATCGCGCTGACTCTCGTGCATGAGAAGGAGATCGCGGCTTACGAGGGTAAGCATCCGGTGCCGTACAAGGCGGTGTAG
- a CDS encoding RluA family pseudouridine synthase: MELPITIVVPAEQDGMRLDVFISARLAPEYSRSQAARMIKAGLVIVNGAAPRASSAVRAGARIEINPPPRGTAAAIPTDAPPIDVLFSDEEVIVVNKPAGMTVHPAPGHHDGTLVDALLARFPDIATMAEPDGVLRPGIVHRLDKDTSGVMVVARTPFAKTALSRQFKDRTVKKTYFAIVRGVVARDRITIECPIGRHPVERKRMSVSSNAPRDAVSHILVVARFPAPPRDGLGASLVRVRPETGRMHQIRVHLASIGHPCLGDPLYGGRTHDTRAEFARQALHALALEFDHPRTGARMEYIAPLPDDFAQFLGARGLHTDIGTARGWMAAI, encoded by the coding sequence TTGGAGCTGCCGATCACAATCGTTGTGCCTGCCGAGCAGGATGGGATGCGGTTGGATGTTTTCATTTCGGCGCGGCTCGCGCCTGAGTATTCGCGATCGCAGGCGGCGCGGATGATCAAGGCGGGGCTCGTGATCGTCAATGGCGCGGCGCCGCGAGCTTCGAGCGCGGTGCGGGCGGGAGCGCGAATCGAGATCAATCCGCCGCCGCGCGGCACTGCGGCGGCCATTCCTACCGATGCGCCGCCAATCGATGTTCTTTTTTCCGATGAGGAAGTGATTGTCGTGAATAAGCCTGCCGGGATGACGGTGCATCCTGCGCCGGGGCATCATGACGGCACGCTCGTCGATGCGCTGCTGGCGAGGTTTCCCGATATCGCGACGATGGCTGAGCCGGACGGCGTGCTGCGGCCGGGAATTGTGCATCGGCTGGATAAGGATACCTCGGGCGTGATGGTGGTGGCGCGGACGCCGTTCGCCAAGACGGCGCTCTCGCGGCAATTCAAGGATCGCACGGTTAAGAAGACCTACTTCGCGATCGTTCGCGGCGTCGTCGCGCGCGATCGAATCACGATTGAATGTCCGATCGGACGCCATCCTGTGGAGCGCAAGCGGATGTCGGTCAGCTCGAATGCGCCGCGCGATGCGGTCAGCCACATCCTCGTGGTTGCGCGATTCCCCGCGCCGCCTCGCGATGGTCTCGGCGCGAGCCTGGTGCGAGTGCGTCCCGAGACTGGCAGGATGCATCAGATTCGCGTGCATCTCGCGTCGATCGGGCATCCATGTCTCGGCGATCCACTCTATGGCGGCCGCACGCACGACACGCGTGCCGAGTTCGCGCGGCAGGCGCTGCATGCGTTGGCGCTCGAGTTTGACCATCCGCGGACCGGGGCACGCATGGAATATATCGCACCGCTTCCGGACGACTTCGCGCAATTTCTCGGCGCACGTGGATTGCATACCGATATCGGCACGGCGCGCGGCTGGATGGCCGCGATTTAG
- the rho gene encoding transcription termination factor Rho, translating into MARGRGVAKQHEIREAPPREPREPIDNVAIDEASPAPEPRERSQFNPTLAPPPAVISEEGVLNLKALKRAKIGDLASTARDFNVEGATNMRKQEMIFSILQAQAARNGSILGEGVLEILPDGFGFLRAPDYNYLPGPDDIYISPSQIRKFNLRTGDVVSGLIRPPKEGERYFALLKVESINYEEPERARDKILFDNLTPLYPSERIKLEYDHEDLTTRIIDLVAPIGKGQRGLIVAAPFTGKTMMLQAIAKAIAHNHPEIILIVLLVDERPEEVTDMLRSVQGEVVSSTFDEPATRHVQVAEMVIEKARRLVEHGRDVVILLDSITRLARAYNTVVPPSGKILSGGVDSNALHKPKKFFGAARNTEDGGSLTIIATALVDTGSRMDEVIFEEFKGTGNQQTALDRRLLEKRIFPTIDILRSTTRKEELLLPRTTLNRVWILRKLLSQLNAVEAMEFLIDKMQGTKTNEEFLESMNG; encoded by the coding sequence ATGGCTAGAGGCAGAGGGGTAGCAAAACAACACGAGATCCGAGAGGCACCGCCGCGTGAGCCACGCGAGCCGATCGACAACGTCGCGATCGATGAGGCCTCGCCGGCGCCCGAGCCGCGCGAGCGCAGCCAGTTCAATCCGACGCTCGCTCCCCCGCCCGCTGTAATCAGCGAAGAAGGTGTTCTCAATCTGAAGGCGCTCAAGCGCGCCAAGATTGGCGACCTGGCCAGCACGGCGCGCGACTTCAACGTCGAGGGCGCCACCAACATGCGCAAGCAGGAGATGATCTTCTCGATCCTGCAGGCGCAGGCCGCCCGCAACGGCTCGATCCTCGGCGAAGGCGTGCTTGAAATCCTGCCCGACGGCTTCGGCTTCCTGCGCGCTCCCGATTACAACTATCTGCCCGGCCCCGACGACATTTACATCTCGCCGAGCCAGATTCGGAAGTTCAACCTGCGCACCGGCGATGTCGTCAGCGGTCTTATCCGTCCGCCCAAAGAAGGCGAGCGCTATTTCGCGCTGCTCAAGGTTGAATCGATCAACTACGAAGAGCCCGAGCGCGCCCGCGACAAGATCCTGTTCGATAACCTCACGCCACTCTACCCGTCCGAGCGCATCAAGCTCGAGTACGATCACGAAGATCTGACCACGCGCATCATCGACCTGGTCGCGCCCATCGGCAAAGGCCAGCGCGGACTTATCGTCGCGGCGCCGTTTACCGGCAAGACCATGATGCTGCAGGCGATCGCCAAGGCGATCGCGCATAACCATCCTGAGATCATCCTGATCGTGCTGCTCGTCGATGAGCGGCCCGAAGAAGTCACCGACATGCTGCGCTCAGTGCAGGGCGAGGTCGTTAGCTCAACCTTCGACGAGCCTGCGACGCGTCACGTGCAGGTCGCCGAGATGGTCATCGAGAAGGCGCGCCGGCTCGTCGAGCACGGCCGCGATGTCGTAATCCTGCTCGATTCGATCACGCGCCTGGCGCGCGCCTACAACACCGTCGTGCCGCCCTCGGGCAAGATTCTCTCGGGCGGTGTCGATTCCAACGCGCTGCACAAGCCGAAGAAGTTCTTCGGCGCCGCGCGAAATACCGAGGACGGCGGCAGTTTGACAATTATCGCGACGGCGCTGGTCGATACCGGCAGCCGCATGGACGAGGTCATTTTCGAAGAGTTCAAGGGCACCGGCAATCAGCAGACCGCGCTCGACCGGCGGCTGCTCGAAAAGCGTATCTTTCCGACGATCGATATCCTGCGCTCGACGACACGTAAGGAAGAGCTGCTGTTGCCGCGCACGACCCTCAATCGCGTATGGATCCTGCGCAAGCTGCTCTCGCAGCTCAACGCGGTCGAAGCGATGGAGTTCCTCATCGACAAGATGCAGGGGACCAAGACCAACGAGGAGTTCCTCGAATCGATGAACGGCTAA
- the rpsB gene encoding 30S ribosomal protein S2, translating into MTEISMKQLLEAGVHFGHQTSRWNPKMKPYIFGARNGIYIIDLQQTVKMFRATFDFARDLAAKGGTILFVGTKKQAQDIVREEAERCGMFYVNNRWLGGMLTNFQTIRQSIDRLKKLEEIMADPEMVQALTKKEMSDNSREHEKLMNTLAGIKNMRKLPDALWIIDTKKEYIAVAEANRLGLPVAAVVDTNCDPDLIAYRIPGNDDAIRAIKLFTAAVADAVLEGRQIAEERQKGDQDIASSSNGDGGASPDSPSAV; encoded by the coding sequence ATGACTGAAATCAGCATGAAGCAGCTTCTGGAGGCCGGCGTTCACTTCGGCCATCAGACCAGCCGCTGGAACCCGAAGATGAAGCCATACATCTTCGGCGCCCGCAACGGCATCTACATCATCGACCTGCAGCAAACGGTCAAGATGTTCCGCGCGACCTTCGATTTCGCGCGCGATCTTGCGGCCAAGGGCGGCACTATTCTGTTCGTCGGCACCAAGAAGCAGGCGCAGGATATCGTGCGCGAAGAAGCCGAGCGCTGCGGGATGTTCTACGTGAACAACCGATGGCTGGGCGGCATGCTGACCAACTTCCAGACCATCCGCCAGTCGATCGATCGCCTGAAGAAGCTTGAAGAGATTATGGCCGATCCTGAGATGGTCCAGGCGCTCACCAAGAAAGAGATGAGCGACAATTCGCGCGAGCACGAAAAGCTCATGAACACGCTGGCCGGCATCAAGAACATGCGCAAGCTGCCCGACGCGCTGTGGATCATCGATACCAAGAAAGAATATATCGCGGTCGCCGAAGCCAACCGGCTCGGACTTCCGGTCGCGGCCGTGGTCGATACCAACTGCGATCCCGATTTGATTGCCTATCGAATCCCCGGCAACGACGACGCGATTCGTGCGATCAAGCTGTTCACGGCTGCGGTCGCCGACGCGGTCCTCGAGGGGCGGCAGATCGCGGAGGAACGACAGAAGGGTGACCAGGATATCGCGTCTAGCTCCAACGGCGACGGTGGCGCATCACCTGATTCTCCCAGCGCGGTCTAG
- the tsf gene encoding translation elongation factor Ts, with translation MANEIDAKLVRDLREKTGAGVMDCKKALAETNGDLEKAVVWLREKGVAAAAKRAGRTASEGAVGAYIHAGGKLGVLIEINCESDFVARTEDFQRLVKDLAMQVAAANPRVVRREELAPELIEQERQIYASQAEGKPAAVVSKIVDGKVEKFFKDVCLLEQAWVRDPNKTINELVVEASAKMGEKVEVRRFTRFQLGESIEAKPAQ, from the coding sequence ATGGCTAACGAAATCGACGCGAAACTGGTCAGGGACCTGCGCGAAAAAACCGGCGCAGGCGTGATGGACTGCAAGAAGGCGCTCGCTGAGACCAACGGCGATCTCGAGAAGGCCGTGGTATGGCTGCGAGAAAAAGGTGTCGCTGCGGCAGCCAAGCGCGCGGGACGGACTGCGAGCGAGGGCGCGGTCGGCGCGTATATTCATGCCGGCGGCAAGCTCGGCGTGCTCATCGAGATCAACTGCGAGAGTGACTTCGTCGCGCGTACCGAGGATTTCCAGCGCCTGGTGAAGGATCTTGCGATGCAGGTGGCCGCGGCCAATCCGCGCGTCGTGCGGCGCGAAGAGCTCGCTCCCGAATTGATCGAGCAGGAGCGGCAGATCTACGCCTCGCAGGCAGAGGGCAAGCCCGCCGCGGTCGTCTCGAAGATCGTGGACGGCAAGGTCGAAAAGTTTTTCAAGGACGTATGCCTGCTCGAGCAGGCCTGGGTGCGCGATCCCAACAAGACGATCAACGAACTCGTCGTCGAGGCCTCGGCCAAGATGGGCGAGAAGGTCGAAGTGCGGCGCTTCACGCGCTTCCAGCTCGGCGAATCGATCGAGGCGAAGCCTGCTCAG